Proteins from a single region of Ziziphus jujuba cultivar Dongzao chromosome 1, ASM3175591v1:
- the LOC132803066 gene encoding uncharacterized protein LOC132803066 codes for MDDDGSWVIESLDSLWFFSNVLSSSSSPTAATQFLSFPANETPPTEPIKEAVLQEPSKPISQMLLQIQDNHTHHESPRCSKCGDLAAAAAAEIELEMWNPIINMEEDMVVESSKYWKWTAAPKEETRKKRRKRCKKTMKQRRKILGELDLCSDGKQVWMLDGNCGGGYCNGSFGSAEFCKYNYKMPPFHDNMAMKEHLKYWAYAVACTVR; via the coding sequence ATGGATGATGATGGTTCATGGGTCATAGAGAGCTTAGACTCTCTCTGGTTCTTCTCCAATGttctttcatcatcatcatcaccaactGCTGCTACTCAGTTTCTGAGTTTCCCAGCTAATGAAACTCCACCTACAGAGCCCATTAAAGAAGCTGTTCTTCAAGAACCATCAAAACCCATTTCACAGATGCTGCTTCAGATTCAAGACAACCATACTCATCACGAATCTCCAAGGTGCTCCAAATGTGGAGAccttgctgctgctgctgccgcCGAGATAGAACTGGAAATGTGGAATCCAATCATAAACATGGAAGAAGATATGGTAGTGGAATCTTCAAAGTACTGGAAGTGGACGGCAGCTCCAAAGGAAGAGACAaggaagaagaggaggaagagaTGCAAGAAGACCATGAAACAGAGGAGAAAGATTCTGGGAGAGCTTGATTTGTGTTCTGATGGCAAGCAGGTATGGATGTTGGACGGAAATTGTGGAGGTGGGTATTGCAATGGGAGTTTTGGATCAGCTGAATTTTGCAAGTATAATTATAAGATGCCTCCTTTTCACGATAATATGGCCATGAAAGAGCACCTCAAGTACTGGGCTTATGCGGTGGCCTGCACTGTTAGATAA